A region of Drosophila mauritiana strain mau12 chromosome 3L, ASM438214v1, whole genome shotgun sequence DNA encodes the following proteins:
- the LOC117139737 gene encoding arginine-glutamic acid dipeptide repeats protein isoform X1, giving the protein MAASTQGEIRVGPGHQVNDVYAKLPDYNPISSFPIDKETDERELEESRWSPGVVADGDLLMFLRAARSMAAFQGMCDGGLEDGCLAASRDDTTINALDVLHDSGYDPGKALQALVKCPVSKGIDKKWTEDETKKFIKGLRQFGKNFFRIHKDLLPHKDTPELVEFYYLWKKTPGANNNRPHRRRRQSALRRNRVTRANNSNSNTPPKKEDTPEPQTATTATAAATAASETASRSSPAVSKEENSSLTEDDASECDSDSSLTHKRDESPSRMRTRNKQQNNNSSTSSGNNTAGNGGGNATSISSGSTGGGAAGGNSSSKDQSANAVANGKRPKRGSETPDVSGGASVDSPKTPTKAVAESSANKRKGGKQDTPNKKKRTEQESNEPSAHEENAIKEKRKRPDSPVESMNSDSRPDSVLDDGESNTTDTTTAEQQSTKDSKETVSCKEEREMVTNDLEAKAEEKAIKAEALAEDSKDSAIKNMDEETNIQAPTSAETSLVDGPNPNALSSPVAAPITMKVPTIATVEALNASVDRKEAIEKMESCDSDPEMLKKLATIKQEVSPQQQQHIQQQSQQQMQQQLAPVGIPQPSSCPPSESVYIKKEPMEDSMDATCNQNSNEPQDLKVKIEIKNEDALKHSAGGLPPSGPCAPPSALHPLSGAPVESGQEPLHLQHMPHGQVTTQPPPGYLIDGQLKYGPSGQGVPPQPPQLHSDAAGGVSGAPPGAPTTPQKYPPEMEMKFAPQDLKYPPPPPLDALKYSQEMQAAAAAAAAAGKYDMKYMMEQQGKYNVELSAAHQPPSKPGYQDSLKIPDIKPGFGHLPHNVGSPLDAAHKYGPPPTSQESQQQQPQPPAHQVPPGATPPPGIAMPKPHYQHDVQTPPLGRPFEPTGLMLKYGDPLAAKYGPPQDLKYPMPPVSQAGSADVKPYGGENLIKSSPYGPPPESPIDASARSTPGQDSQGSNSNSQPPSMPPQPQQFQSPHPSPHMPSPAGGGLPPGMHPQNLIHGPPPGAAGGSGPQPPPPPTSLHQPTPTSAGPPSLQHGLHPGHQHSQLSAASSIPPSSIGIPPTLSTMAPSHMHPHLHPHAHLQGLHRPHDLPPSMHPHAPMPLSLQGHPQHGHGLPPSHTSQQQQQQQQQQPGGPAGTVRTPSPAQQPPRSMHDPQSSREPPTSQPSTTMAGSSGPGGPPPQQSPHAHRTSPLPGLAGSGPPPPGLIGHPMAIHPHLAHLPPGHPAHAALAHPGHHLLSHSIAGLGPGGGPIALLAGPGGLGGIPESALSRRTPPSHLPHSHASSAPLTAHSVASMTSTSMSLTTSTVPSSAFSRASPSVQISSSGGGPSGPGSVGPGGLPNSSAAAAAAAAAHRAASPASSVSSLSRQSPLHPVPQSPLSHHPSSSALSAAAAAVAERDRHALMRQQSPHMTPPPVSNASLMASPLSKMYAPQPGQRGLGTSPPPHLRPGASPPVIRHPQMPLPLPLIAPGGGIPQIGVHPGQSPYPHPLLHPSVFYSPHHHPFNSPYGYAPYGPGFPAYMKPPPQPGQLDPAAVMAAHHAGLQGPPPQQMRQDEQNAAAAAAQAAAEKQHQAAAAAAAQQHKAPQQQPPGGMPPNKPPTPKTPQGPGGGMPPGMGGPGTPTGLPPGAYPGSHMPGYPQGPPHGSPFAPQDGQPHGLKPTSHMDALRAHAHSANSAGMGGGHHPTEPLPIDIEPDPEPEIPSPTHNIPRGPSPEAKPDDTECHRSQSAIFVRHIDRGDYNSCTRTDLIFKPVADSKLARKREERDRKLAEKERERRQQQQQQQQQQQQQQAAAAQQAAQQAKMKAELKPPYADTPALRQLSEYARPHVAFSPVEQMVPYHHPMGPMYRERELEEIKNAQAAAASQSRLDPHWMEYYRRGIHPSQFPLYANPAISQMERERLGIPPPHHVGLDPGEHMVRMIRLTREYHAHSHTHLHLPLHPQPQPPEAGFQLPPNVGQYPRPNMLIPREPHSDVLLRMSYADQLQYLQAAEFQRQSLHDQYFRQRPR; this is encoded by the exons ATGGCGGCCTCCACTCAAGGAGAAATTCGAGTGGGTCCCGGCCACCAGGTAAACGATGTCTAT GCAAAACTGCCCGATTATAATCCAATCTCAAGCTTCCCCATCGACAAGGAAACCGATGAACGTGAACTAGAGGAATCAAGATGGAGTCCAGGCGTTGTGGCCGATGGCGACTTGTTAATGTTCTTGCGTGCGGCTCGCTCCATGGCTGCATTTCAAGGAATGTGTGATGGTGGTTTAGAAGACGGTTGTTTGGCTGCTAGTCGCGACGACACTACAATAAACGCACTCGACGTG CTCCACGATTCTGGCTACGATCCAGGCAAAGCTCTACAAGCGCTCGTAAAGTGCCCCGTTTCGAAGGGCATCGACAAGAAGTGGACCGAGGACGAAACAAAGAAATTCATCAAGGGTCTGCGTCAGTTTGGGAAGAACTTCTTCCGCATCCATAAGGACCTGCTGCCGCACAAGGACACGCCGGAGCTGGTCGAGTTCTACTATCTGTGGAAGAAGACGCCCGGCGCGAACAATAATCGGCCACACAGGCGACGCCGCCAAAGCGCCCTGCGACGCAACCGTGTCACGCGggccaacaacagcaacagcaacactcCTCCGAAGAAGGAGGACACTCCAGAACCACAAACTGCGACGACGGCGACGGCGGCGGCAACCGCGGCGTCCGAGACGGCGAGTCGCTCATCGCCCGCTGTCTCCAAGGAGGAGAACAGCTCGCTCACCGAGGACGACGCCAGCGAGTGCGACAGTGATTCGAGTCTGACCCACAAAAGGGATGAATCACCCTCAAGGATGAGGACGCGTAACAAGCaacagaacaacaacagcagcaccagcagcggTAACAACACGGCCGGAAACGGTGGCGGTAACGCCACATCCATAAGCAGCGGATCAACCGGCGGCGGTGCCGCTGGCGGCAATAGTTCGTCTAAGGATCAATCAGCCAACGCCGTGGCTAATGGCAAGCGACCCAAGAGGGGCTCCGAAACACCGGACGTTTCCGGCGGAGCCTCAGTCGATAGTCCCAAGACACCGACGAAGGCTGTGGCCGAGAGTTCGGCCAATAAGCGCAAGGGTGGCAAGCAGGATACGCCCAACAAGAAGAAGCGAACGGAGCAGGAGTCCAACGAGCCAAGCGCCCATGAGGAGAATGCCATCAAGGAGAAGCGCAAGAGACCGGACAGCCCGGTTGAGAGTATGAACTCGGATAGCAGACCGGATTCAGTGCTCGACGATGGGGAATCGAATACCACGGACACCACCACCGCCGAGCAGCAGTCCACAAAGGACAGCAAGGAGACGGTCAGCTGCAAGGAGGAGCGCGAAATGGTCACCAACGATCTGGAGGCCAAGGCCGAGGAAAAGGCCATCAAGGCAGAGGCTTTGGCGGAAGACAGCAAGGATAGCGCCATCAAGAACATGGACGAGGAGACTAACATCCAGGCGCCTACCAGTGCAGAGACAAGTTTGGTGGATGGTCCCAATCCTAATGCCTTGTCCAGTCCGGTGGCCGCACCAATCACTATGAAGGTGCCGACAATTGCAACCGTTGAGGCGTTGAACGCTTCCGTCGACCGCAAGGAGGCGATCGAGAAGATGGAGTCGTGCGACAGCGATCCGGAGATGCTTAAAAAACTGGCAACCATTAAGCAGGAAGTATctccgcagcagcaacagcacatTCAACAGCAATCAcagcagcagatgcagcagcaactcgcGCCTGTTGGCATACCGCAACCTTCGTCTTGCCCGCCTTCGGAATCAGTCTATATCAAAAAGGAGCCCATGGAGGACTCGATGGACGCCACCTGCAATCAGAACAGCAACGAACCGCAAGACCTGAAGGTGAAGATCGAGATTAAAAACGAGGATGCATTGAAGCACAGTGCTGGAGGTCTGCCGCCTTCAGGTCCGTGTGCACCGCCTTCAGCTCTACATCCGCTCTCCGGAGCTCCGGTAGAGAGCGGCCAGGAGCCACTGCACCTGCAACATATGCCTCATGGGCAAGTAACAACGCAACCGCCCCCTGGCTACCTAATTGATGGCCAGCTAAAGTATGGACCATCGGGACAAGGTGTGCCTCCACAGCCACCACAACTGCACAGCGATGCGGCTGGAGGAGTCAGCGGAGCACCACCTGGAGCGCCGACCACGCCCCAGAAGTATCCGCCCGAGATGGAGATGAAGTTCGCTCCTCAGGATCTCAAGTATCCCCCACCGCCGCCTCTAGACGCACTCAAGTACAGCCAAGAGATGCAagctgcggcggcggcagcggctgcTGCTGGCAAATACGATATGAAATACATGATGGAGCAGCAGGGCAAGTACAACGTGGAGTTGTCAGCTGCACATCAGCCGCCAAGCAAGCCGGGCTACCAGGACTCGCTTAAGATACCCGATATTAAGCCCGGTTTCGGCCACCTGCCGCACAACGTTGGCTCTCCGCTTGACGCCGCCCATAAATACGGACCGCCGCCGACGTCGCAAGAGtcccagcaacagcagccccAGCCGCCGGCACATCAGGTACCGCCGGGAGCAACTCCACCACCTGGTATCGCCATGCCCAAGCCGCACTACCAACACGATGTGCAAACGCCACCGTTGGGACGGCCCTTCGAGCCTACCGGACTAATGCTCAAGTATGGCGATCCCCTGGCAGCCAAATACGGCCCGCCACAGGATCTCAAGTACCCGATGCCTCCGGTTTCTCAGGCGGGATCAGCGGACGTAAAGCCTTATGGCGGCGAGAATTTGATCAAGTCCTCACCGTACGGACCGCCGCCGGAGAGTCCTATCGATGCCTCTGCGCGCTCTACACCTGGTCAGGACAGCCAGGGCAGCAATAGCAATTCACAGCCGCCCTCAATGCCTCCGCAACCGCAGCAGTTCCAGTCGCCGCATCCCTCGCCGCATATGCCTTCGCCAGCAGGAGGTGGGCTACCACCGGGAATGCATCCGCAAAATCTCATCCACGGCCCGCCACCAGGTGCAGCGGGTGGCAGTGGCCCCCAGCCGCCTCCACCGCCCACATCGCTGCACCAGCCCACGCCCACGTCTGCAGGTCCACCCAGTCTGCAACATGGACTACATCCTGGCCACCAGCACTCACAGCTGTCTGCGGCATCATCGATACCGCCGAGTTCGATTGGAATTCCTCCCACGCTCTCAACTATGGCGCCCTCGCACATGCACCCGCACCTTCATCCACATGCGCATCTGCAGGGTCTCCATCGGCCGCACGATCTGCCGCCCAGTATGCATCCACATGCTCCCATGCCGCTGTCGTTGCAGGGGCATCCGCAGCACGGACATGGCTTGCCGCCCTCGCACACTtctcagcaacagcagcagcaacaacaacaacagcccgGCGGACCAGCTGGCACGGTGCGAACTCCGTCACCAGCCCAGCAACCGCCGAGATCCATGCACGATCCGCAATCGTCTCGAGAGCCGCCCACATCGCAGCCCTCGACCACTATGGCAGGATCGAGTGGTCCAGGTGGACCACCGCCGCAACAGTCGCCGCATGCGCATCGCACATCACCGTTGCCAGGGCTCGCGGGTAGTGGTCCTCCACCTCCGGGACTCATCGGTCATCCGATGGCCATACACCCGCACCTGGCCCACTTGCCGCCCGGACATCCGGCTCACGCAGCGCTGGCCCATCCTGGACACCATCTGCTGTCGCACTCGATAGCGGGCTTGGGTCCTGGCGGTGGACCCATCGCGTTGCTGGCAGGACCCGGTGGGCTTGGAGGTATTCCAGAGTCCGCTCTAAGTCGCCGCACCCCGCCCTCACACCTGCCGCACTCGCATGCCTCTTCGGCCCCACTGACGGCTCACTCGGTGGCCAGTATGACGTCCACCAGTATGTCGCTGACCACCAGCACGGTGCCATCGTCCGCCTTTAGCCGCGCCAGTCCCAGCGTACAGATCTCGAGCAGTGGAGGAGGACCTTCAGGCCCCGGAAGCGTTGGACCTGGAGGATTGCCAAACTCATCGGCagcggcggctgctgcggcagcTGCTCATCGGGCAGCTTCCCCGGCATCCAGCGTAAGCAGCCTAAGTCGGCAGAGTCCGCTGCATCCAGTGCCGCAGTCGCCGCTCAGCCATCATCCCTCGTCCTCTGCGTTATCCGCCGCAGCAGCTGCTGTGGCGGAGCGGGATCGACATGCGCTGATGCGACAGCAATCGCCACACATGACTCCACCTCCGGTGTCCAACGCCTCTTTAATGGCGAGTCCTCTGAGCAAGATGTACGCTCCACAGCCGGGTCAGAGGGGCTTGGGAACGTCACCACCACCGCATTTGCGGCCAGGAGCATCACCGCCGGTCATTCGCCACCCGCAGATGCCTCTACCGTTGCCACTGATTGCGCCCGGCGGAGGAATCCCGCAGATTGGAGTGCATCCGGGTCAGTCACCGTATCCGCACCCGCTACTGCATCCCTCGGTATTCTATTCGCCGCATCACCATCCATTTAATTCGCCATACGGCTATGCGCCTTATGGTCCTGGATTCCCGGCATACATGAAGCCGCCACCACAGCCAGGACAGCTCGATCCGGCAGCCGTGATGGCGGCCCACCATGCTGGATTGCAGGGACCACCGCCCCAGCAGATGCGTCAGGACGAGCAGAATGCAGCGGCCGCCGCTGCACAAGCAGCTGCTGAGAAACAACACCAAgcggctgcagcagcggcagcccAGCAGCACAAGGCgccgcaacaacaaccgcCTGGCGGAATGCCACCCAACAAACCGCCAACGCCAAAGACGCCACAGGGTCCGGGCGGTGGAATGCCCCCAGGAATGGGTGGACCGGGAACACCGACGGGACTGCCGCCAGGTGCCTATCCTGGCAGTCATATGCCGGGATATCCACAAGGGCCGCCTCATGGGTCACCCTTTGCGCCACAAGATGGTCAGCCTCACGGCCTGAAGCCCACATCGCACATGGACGCCCTGCGAGCCCACGCACACTCAGCCAACTCGGCGGGAATGGGCGGTGGACACCATCCTACGGAGCCAT TGCCCATTGATATTGAACCGGATCCAGAGCCAGAGATTCCCAGTCCAACGCACAACATACCACGTGGTCCCAGTCCCGAAGCAAAACCGGACGACACCGAATGCCATCGCTCTCAGTCTGCCAT aTTTGTGCGCCACATCGATCGTGGGGATTACAATTCGTGCACGAGAACAGATTTGATCTTCAAGCCGGTGGCCGACTCAAAGTTGGCCCGCAAGCGTGAAGAACGCGACCGCAAGCTGGCCGAAAAGGAGCGTGAGCGGCGACAG cagcagcagcaacaacaacagcagcagcaacaacagcaagcaGCGGCCGCGCAACAGGCGGCACAGCAAGCCAAGATGAAGGCGGAGCTGAAGCCACCGTATGCCGATACGCCGGCACTGCGTCAACTGTCCGAGTACGCTCGTCCCCACGTCGCCTTCAG TCCTGTTGAGCAGATGGTGCCATATCATCATCCAATGGGCCCCATGTACAGAGAGAG GGAACTGGAGGAGATCAAAAACGCACAAGCTGCTGCGGCGAGTCAATCCCGACTAGATCCGCACTGGATGGAATACTATCGACG CGGCATCCACCCCTCGCAGTTCCCGCTGTATGCGAATCCGGCGATATCGCAGATGGAGAGGGAGCGTCTGGGAATTCCACCTCCGCACCATGTGGGGTTGGACCCGGGCGAGCACATGGTGCGTATG ATACGATTGACGAGAGAATATCATGCACACTCTCATACTCATTTACATTTGCCTTTGCATCCACAGCCGCAACCACCGGAGGCCGGTTTCCAACTGCCAC CGAATGTTGGCCAGTATCCGCGGCCAAATATGCTTATACCTAGGGAGCCGCACTCGGATGTCCTGCTGCGCATGTCCTATGCCGACCAACTACAG TATTTACAGGCCGCCGAGTTCCAGCGACAGTCCCTGCACGATCAGTACTTTAG ACAACGGCCCAGATAA